In the genome of Tannockella kyphosi, one region contains:
- a CDS encoding helix-turn-helix domain-containing protein, whose amino-acid sequence MANKKEINIEIGARVKYQRERAGFTQEKFAELLEMETNSISALERGVVGISLTTMKKICILLSISADELLFDITPDNNVEAIASRLRKLSPNQFEVANDIISKLLEAFSTK is encoded by the coding sequence ATGGCAAATAAAAAAGAAATTAACATCGAAATTGGTGCTAGAGTTAAATACCAACGAGAACGAGCAGGTTTTACCCAAGAAAAATTTGCTGAATTATTAGAAATGGAAACAAATAGTATCTCTGCATTAGAACGTGGTGTTGTAGGAATATCTCTTACTACCATGAAAAAGATTTGTATTCTTTTATCTATTTCAGCTGACGAATTATTATTTGATATTACTCCCGATAATAACGTAGAAGCGATTGCTTCAAGACTAAGAAAATTATCTCCAAATCAATTTGAAGTAGCCAATGATATCATTAGCAAATTATTAGAAGCCTTTAGTACAAAATAA
- a CDS encoding relaxase/mobilization nuclease domain-containing protein — MATSRLIPMHKNKGKSIAKCLADRTDYAKNSEKTNAGEYVSSYECDPRTVQGEFMLSKRAYLDITGRTQESDVIAYQIRQSFRPGEITPELANKLGYELAMNFTKGKHAFIVATHVDKAHIHSHIIFNSTSLDCTRKFRNFWGSTSAVRKLSDRICLENGLSIVENPKPSRGHYGKWLGDKKSLNHSDKIRMSIDSTLQKKPQTFEEFLHLMELAGYEIKRGKHIGFKSAEQGKFIRFRSLGKGYSQEEIQSIISGKAIPREQNSSKQNYRKSINLLVDIQVKINEGKGAGYEQWAKIYNLKQMAQTINFLRENDLLDYSNLEERAEEITGNFERLNAEIKSAEKRMGEIQVLRTHIINYMKTKDIYTDYRKAGYSKNFYEEYESELILHKAAKTAFDELGTKKLPTMKSLHGEYAELLSAKKKAYVIYKSMKKDMQEILRAKENVDRILELKEEQKGKEKTQEAR, encoded by the coding sequence ATGGCTACATCAAGGTTAATACCGATGCATAAAAACAAAGGGAAGAGTATTGCAAAATGCTTAGCAGATAGAACAGATTATGCGAAGAATTCTGAAAAGACCAATGCAGGGGAATATGTGTCATCTTATGAATGTGATCCAAGAACTGTACAAGGGGAATTCATGTTGTCAAAGAGAGCTTATCTTGATATTACAGGACGAACACAAGAGAGTGATGTGATTGCGTATCAGATACGACAATCATTTCGACCAGGGGAGATTACACCCGAACTTGCTAATAAATTAGGATATGAACTTGCAATGAATTTTACAAAAGGGAAGCACGCATTTATCGTAGCAACTCATGTGGATAAGGCTCATATTCATAGTCATATTATCTTTAATTCTACGTCATTAGATTGTACAAGAAAGTTCAGAAACTTTTGGGGTAGTACCAGTGCTGTAAGAAAATTATCTGATAGAATATGCTTAGAAAATGGTCTTTCAATCGTAGAAAATCCTAAGCCGTCACGTGGGCATTATGGTAAATGGTTAGGAGATAAAAAATCGTTAAATCACTCTGATAAAATTAGAATGAGTATAGATAGCACGCTACAGAAAAAACCACAGACCTTTGAAGAATTTCTGCACCTTATGGAACTAGCAGGGTATGAAATTAAGAGGGGAAAACATATTGGGTTTAAGAGTGCAGAACAAGGCAAATTTATACGTTTTCGTTCATTAGGAAAAGGATACTCACAAGAAGAAATTCAATCAATCATCAGTGGGAAAGCAATACCGAGAGAGCAGAACAGTAGCAAGCAGAATTATAGAAAATCAATAAATTTACTAGTAGATATTCAAGTAAAAATCAATGAAGGAAAAGGTGCGGGATATGAGCAGTGGGCGAAGATATACAATCTAAAACAGATGGCTCAAACTATAAATTTCTTACGAGAAAATGATTTGCTAGACTACTCAAATCTTGAAGAACGAGCAGAGGAAATCACTGGGAATTTTGAAAGATTAAATGCAGAAATTAAGTCAGCAGAGAAACGTATGGGAGAGATACAAGTGCTACGAACTCATATCATCAATTATATGAAAACAAAAGATATTTATACCGATTATCGCAAGGCAGGGTACTCTAAGAACTTCTATGAAGAGTATGAAAGTGAGTTGATATTGCATAAAGCAGCAAAGACTGCTTTTGATGAATTAGGAACGAAAAAACTTCCAACAATGAAGTCATTACATGGGGAATATGCTGAGCTATTATCAGCGAAAAAAAAAGCATATGTTATCTATAAAAGTATGAAGAAAGATATGCAAGAAATACTTCGAGCAAAAGAAAATGTTGACCGTATTTTGGAACTCAAAGAGGAACAAAAGGGCAAAGAAAAAACGCAGGAAGCAAGGTAA
- a CDS encoding restriction endonuclease: protein MAKRINFQFDDELDYQLKAIKSTVDLFKGSPRRTDSIYRPERIRKFAEGDPIRNEGIVIGTKVLNNLRNVQLNNNLFADNFLEGNNFTIEMETGTGKTYVYLRTILELYKEYNLKKFMIVVPSIAIRKGVEKSIEQLNEHFQRLYGLDIDKHSFVYDSNNLKKISSSLVESTDLSICVMNIQAFNKDNNKIRTDDEYGQILWDDIKAINPVIIIDEPQKIEGQKGKKSKSLQALEQLEPLFLLRYSATHKQLYNQIYKLDSYAAYQNDLVKKIGVKTVNGVIDRDYPYIRYISFTKDLKARIEMFTQKQGDSIRFTTVDVIGNTSLHDISGGLPQYKNMRIAENPHKENPLRIFTDSGELRLNIGEGNNGLDDIQAVRIQIRLAIHSHFKKQLSMLKAGKNIKAITLFFIDAVKNVRDYDREDTRGEYLRIFDEEYQAFIINNKSKIEKYKDCFKSYDDVLAVREGYFALDKKQNISEVQYDKKGIDVTAKSQEDIDRAISLILEKKDELISFDEPLSFIFSHSALREGWDNPNVFTLCTLKNGSSEIAKKQEIGRGLRLPVDTLGNRCLDPNINELTVIANDSYENFSRMLQDDFNDSMNFNKNEVTADVLTAALTKAGIPKAYITPHLVDTFKIELQNNGIFDSNNILKNNAEKTMKAIETLIFTDEVLQEHSIKLKEQFVQLMVEKGSKRIEVKNKDNPSYNNKVRAFVTEDEFEKLYSNLCEKLKKKTLYRCNINKDDFINSMINDINNYLQFFAIKQTVNITTSKANFSDVGMFELEKSGDKEFDIEVGSKVVPKSDFEIVNYIMYHTMLPRLAIFKILSGIEKREALNFTDILDKITEKILTALNDAKANSVYSYEVIEGYELNEGQIFAVDTITEEDFIDEWKVFKADKNRKSALNEYYKLDSKGEKEFAEKLEQNSNIVLFTKLKKGGFVIDTPYGNYSPDWAIICKEDGTNDTTLGIYFIVETKAGKERSDLTEVEQNKIKCGTLHFEAVSNLIKFDWVNSYEDFKTKFDVKDSLI from the coding sequence ATGGCAAAAAGAATAAATTTCCAATTTGATGATGAATTAGATTATCAATTAAAAGCGATTAAATCCACTGTGGATTTATTCAAGGGTTCACCAAGAAGAACCGACAGTATTTATAGACCCGAACGTATTAGAAAATTTGCTGAGGGAGATCCAATTCGTAATGAGGGTATCGTCATCGGGACAAAGGTACTTAACAATCTACGAAATGTGCAACTAAATAACAACCTATTTGCTGATAACTTCCTAGAGGGTAATAACTTCACAATAGAAATGGAAACTGGTACTGGTAAAACTTATGTGTATCTGCGTACCATTTTAGAATTATACAAAGAATACAATCTAAAAAAATTTATGATTGTAGTACCAAGTATTGCAATTCGTAAAGGTGTAGAAAAATCCATTGAACAATTAAATGAACACTTCCAAAGATTATACGGACTTGATATAGATAAGCATAGCTTTGTTTATGATAGTAATAATCTAAAAAAAATCAGTAGTTCCCTTGTTGAATCTACCGATTTAAGTATTTGTGTTATGAACATCCAAGCATTTAATAAAGACAATAATAAAATCCGTACTGATGATGAATACGGGCAAATTTTATGGGACGATATTAAAGCAATTAACCCAGTTATTATCATTGACGAGCCACAAAAAATCGAGGGGCAAAAAGGCAAAAAATCCAAGTCACTTCAAGCATTAGAACAACTAGAGCCACTATTTCTTTTACGTTATTCTGCTACGCATAAACAACTATATAACCAAATATATAAGTTAGACTCTTATGCTGCTTATCAAAATGATTTGGTAAAGAAAATCGGTGTTAAAACAGTAAATGGTGTTATTGATAGGGACTACCCTTATATCCGTTATATTTCATTTACAAAGGATTTAAAAGCACGAATTGAGATGTTTACCCAAAAGCAAGGTGATAGCATTCGCTTCACTACTGTCGATGTTATTGGTAACACTTCACTACATGATATTTCGGGTGGACTCCCTCAATACAAAAATATGCGTATTGCTGAAAATCCTCACAAAGAAAATCCACTAAGAATTTTCACTGATAGTGGCGAGCTTAGGCTAAATATTGGTGAAGGCAACAATGGTCTTGATGATATACAAGCAGTCCGTATTCAAATAAGACTAGCTATACACAGCCATTTTAAAAAGCAATTATCAATGCTTAAAGCAGGTAAAAACATCAAAGCAATTACCTTGTTTTTTATTGATGCTGTAAAGAATGTACGTGACTATGATAGAGAAGATACTCGTGGTGAGTACCTAAGAATTTTTGATGAAGAATATCAAGCATTTATTATTAACAACAAATCTAAAATAGAAAAATATAAAGATTGCTTTAAATCCTATGATGATGTATTAGCTGTTCGTGAGGGTTATTTTGCTCTTGATAAAAAGCAAAATATATCAGAAGTACAATACGATAAAAAAGGCATTGATGTTACTGCAAAATCACAAGAAGATATTGATAGAGCTATTAGCTTGATTTTAGAAAAGAAAGATGAACTTATCTCATTTGATGAACCACTTAGCTTTATCTTCTCTCACTCTGCACTTCGTGAGGGTTGGGATAATCCAAATGTATTTACCCTTTGTACTCTTAAAAATGGCAGTAGCGAAATTGCAAAAAAACAAGAAATTGGTCGTGGTCTAAGATTGCCCGTTGATACATTGGGTAATAGATGTTTAGATCCAAACATCAACGAATTAACTGTTATCGCAAACGATAGCTATGAGAACTTCTCTCGTATGCTACAAGATGACTTTAATGATAGTATGAACTTCAACAAGAATGAAGTTACTGCTGATGTACTTACTGCTGCTCTTACTAAAGCAGGTATTCCGAAAGCATACATCACTCCTCATTTAGTTGATACTTTCAAAATAGAACTTCAAAACAATGGTATCTTTGATAGCAATAATATTTTAAAAAATAATGCAGAAAAAACTATGAAAGCTATTGAAACTCTTATCTTTACAGATGAAGTTTTACAGGAACATAGCATTAAACTAAAAGAACAGTTCGTACAGTTAATGGTTGAAAAAGGCAGTAAACGTATCGAGGTTAAAAACAAGGATAATCCATCTTACAATAACAAAGTGAGAGCATTTGTTACCGAAGATGAATTTGAAAAGCTGTATAGCAACCTTTGTGAAAAGCTAAAAAAGAAAACACTATATAGATGCAATATCAACAAAGATGATTTTATCAATTCGATGATAAATGATATAAATAATTATCTGCAATTTTTCGCTATTAAGCAAACTGTAAATATAACAACCAGTAAAGCGAACTTCTCTGATGTTGGTATGTTTGAACTTGAAAAATCGGGTGACAAGGAGTTTGATATTGAGGTAGGTTCAAAGGTTGTTCCAAAAAGTGATTTTGAAATTGTCAACTATATCATGTACCACACTATGCTCCCTCGACTTGCGATTTTTAAAATACTGAGTGGCATAGAAAAAAGAGAAGCTTTAAACTTCACGGACATATTGGATAAGATTACGGAAAAGATTTTAACAGCACTGAATGATGCGAAAGCTAATAGTGTATATTCTTATGAAGTCATCGAGGGTTACGAACTAAATGAGGGGCAAATCTTCGCAGTAGACACTATAACAGAAGAAGATTTTATTGATGAGTGGAAAGTATTTAAAGCTGATAAAAACAGAAAATCAGCTCTTAACGAATATTACAAACTTGATAGTAAAGGTGAAAAAGAGTTTGCCGAAAAACTTGAGCAAAATTCAAACATCGTATTGTTTACAAAGCTTAAAAAAGGTGGATTTGTGATAGATACTCCTTACGGAAACTACTCTCCCGACTGGGCAATAATCTGCAAAGAAGATGGGACTAATGATACAACATTAGGTATCTACTTTATAGTCGAAACAAAAGCTGGTAAAGAACGTAGTGATTTAACTGAGGTTGAACAAAACAAAATCAAATGTGGTACTCTCCACTTTGAAGCTGTATCCAATCTCATTAAATTTGACTGGGTAAATAGCTATGAAGATTTCAAAACGAAGTTTGATGTTAAGGATAGCTTAATTTAG